Part of the Gramella sp. Hel_I_59 genome, GTAATTCAATTCTCTGAACTGAGGCCGTTGCTGGCGCTCCTGCATCTGCAGGATTTGTGTCTGTTGTAATAATTCCATAGTTCCCAATAGTATCTACCACTGAATTATTGATTCTGAAAAGATCCAGCTGTACCGTAGTTCTAATTCTCATGATCCCTCGGAAGTTTGTAATTCTACAATCCTCAAAGCTTACTTCACCAATATTTACATCATTCCGGTTGGGGTTGAATACATAGTCACCCGTGTAATCTTCACCTCGTAATTCCAAACCTATAAATCGGATATGATCTATATTAGATCCATCGTCTATATCCCAGTTTCCAGTGGTATATAATGTTGCTTTTTGCTCACCGAAGCCATAAGCCGCTCTAATGGTGATAGATTTATTCAGATTAGCTTCAGGAAAGGCATAACCTCTTCCTCGTTTTACAAGAATGATGGAACCATCTGGAGCATTAGCTACCGCATTAGATACAGCGAGGCTATCTTCTTCTCCTCTAATATCGATCACGTTAGGGTCTGTTAGATCTACATCTCTTTCGAAAGTTGTATAATTCACCCAACCTCTTAACTCTTCACCACTGTAGATGGCAATCTGATACGTTGTGTTTGGTTCAAGACCGGTCACAATAGCTTCTGTTGCTTCCCGTTCAGCATCGGTCACTGGTCTTTCAGGAAATATAGGGTTACTTAGTTGAAGGTCATTTTCAGTAAAAACCCTGATCCCAGTCACTTCTGCACCGGCTGCCGTCCAGGTCACCCTTGCTGCAGTATCTATAACATCAAATGATTTCGGGATTTCCAAAATGGTAGGAAACCTTTGTGTTCTTACATTTCCAAGATCTGCTACTCTACTGTCAAATTCAGGATCATCTGCCTGTGCAGTGGCTCTTACCTGATAAAGTGTATTCCAGAAAAGTTCTTCACCAACCAGATCTTTATCGATCACTACATAATTCGTATCGGTTTGGATCGTGTATTCTATGGATGCAAAGGTATCACGACTAACTTCAATAGTGTAAGATTCAGCTTCCTTAAGTTTACCCAGGTTTACGATGATCGTATTTCTTTCAGCAAATAGATCTTCATTCAAAACCGGCCGAAACAGCCTGTTTCTGCTAAATGATTCATCATCCTTTTCACAGGCACTGAACATAAGTATTCCAACCAGGATGAAGAAAAATGTTTTAATATGACTTTTCATAATTTCGATTTTATTTTTAGAAGCCGTAACCGTTATTTTGTAACGTACCGCGACTGTTTTCAATAGCTATTGTTGGAATTGGGAATATGTATCTAGCAACTCCCGGATTAGGACCATTATAATAGTTTGCCCAGTCTTTTGTAATCCATTCATCATAGATTGTCTCCTCATTTCTTAGACTCAATAAAAATGGTACCTGGTTCCAGGAATCATCTGGTGGAGCAACAACTTTACGGTTAGGATTCAAGATAGTAAAGCGACCGGTTTCATCTCTCTTCCAGTACATATAGATTGGAAGATCTGTTGTACCGTTATAAGCAGCATCTGCCAAACGTTTTAATTCTTCTACAGTATTTTCAACCTTATCTGCATAGATTCCCCATCTAATCAACTCATATTTACGTATCATTTCTCCTCCAAATTCCCAAGCGCGCTCATCAACAATCGCTTCAAAGAAAGCTTGTTTGGAAGTTGAAACTTCTCCTACATACTGATCAACTTTTTCGTTCCAGTCTTCTTCGTTAAATGCTCTTTTACGAACTCTTGCAAGTGCATCCTGAGCTAAAGCTGTAGGACCGTTGATTTCGTTTTCAGCTTCAGCAAGCATTAAGATCACATCGGCATATCTCATCATAGGCCAGTTGATCCCTGTACTTTTTGCTGAGGATGATCCCGGAGGATTTTCAAGGAAATGTCTACTCCACTTACCCTGAGCGAGATTAGTTGGTCCTTCCACAAATTCCTCTTCAAAAGCGGTATTTATTTGATAGAAAGCTACAGTTACATCTCTACGAACATCCAGCGTATCAAAAGAGAAGTAGTAAGTAGGAGGAATCTCCATATAGTTGTTACCAGAACCATAATCATGTGCTGCGGTTGGACCTCCTTCTACAGTTATACCAATATTCCAGCCCACATCACCACTATTTAGTGAAAATGGAACTTCAAAAAGAACTTCGCTGTTTACCGGTGATATAAATTTAGACTGATTCAGAAAAACCTGTCTGTAATCCCCAGGCAATGGTCTATCCTTTAACTCTATTAGCTTTTGAGAATATTGCTTTGCAATCTGGTAGTAATCAAGATAATCACCCATTCTATCCATCGTTAGATCAGGTTTTAAGAAATATCCGCCACGTTGTAATGAAATTCTGGCGATCATTCCCAGAGTATATTCTCTACTTACTTGTTCAATTCCAAATGGAAGCTGGTCTGCCCATTGCATGTTTGCCTCTACGTCAATCAAGTTCTGGATCTCACCGGCAAGAATTTCATTACGGTCAGTCTTAGGAAGGTTGAATTCTTCTCCAGCGCGGGGAGCGGCAACTACATAAGGAACATCTCCCCAATAGTATGCCAGAATACTATACCAATATGCTCTAAGAGTATAAGCCTCACCCAATAAATGGTTGAAGGTGGTACCAACAGTTGCATCTGTAGATTCCAGATTACCGCTGGCTTGAATCCCTTCTATAGCGATATTCGCATCACGAATTGCTCTGTAGGCGGTTGTCCATACGATATCAAGATCACGGTTGCTTGGAAGTGCATCCAAATCCCAAATCTGGTAACGGTCTGATTCGCTTGCCCATCCAGACTGGTGTTCAATATCGGTATTACCAGTCATGTTGTTTGATAGTCTGGAACGGAAGGCATCCTGATTGAAACCTGAGTAGATCGCATTTACGCCGTTCCTTGCATCATCCACATTGGAGTAGATATACTCATTATCAAAGGTGGATAATGAAGTAGGCTCCAAAAAATCTTTTTCGCACGATATAGTCGCGAACGAAATAAGAATTAGAACTAAAATTTTATTTTTCATCATCAATTTTTTAAAAAGTTAAGTTTAAACCTAAAGTATATGATCTACTTCTTGGAAAAGAAGAGTAATCTACACCAGGAGTTAGTACATCACCTGAAGTACTTACCTCTGGATCATATCCTGAATAGTTTGTCCAAATATGCAAATTTCTACCAGCAGCATATACTCTGAATCTATCCAGACCTACTTTTGAAATTAAATCTTTTGGAAGGTTATAACCAATTGTTAAGTTATTCAGTCTTACAAATGATCCATCCTCGATTGCCCAGGAGTGAACTACCGCTCCAGCCTGTCCATGACTGGCATGTGACCAGATGTTTTTCCCTTCATTAAGTTCTGCCAATTGATCAAGATCTGTCACTACACCTCCAGCTGTTCCTGTGATGCTTCCATCAGTATCGATATAAGTATACCTGTTATCTGTACTCATTGTCTGAAGAAGGTTACCATACGTCACTCTTCGGAACTGGTTAAATTGAATTTTACCAGTGTTATAAACATCATTCCCATATTGATAATTGAAGAAGATCGAAGCATCAAAGTTTTTCCATCTTGCGTTGAATCCAAGTCCACCCTGAAAATCTGGAAGAGCATTTCCAATCACCTGGCGGTCATCTGCATTAATCTGTCCGTCGCCATTTAAATCCTTCAGTTTTAAAAATCCAGGTCGAATGTCTGTATTTCCAACTACTGCTCCGGAAGAAGGTACTCCTTCGTTCAAGATATATTCCTGAGCAGTTTCATCATAAGAAGCGAAATCGTCTTCAGAATAATAACCATCGGTTACATACCCGTAGATATCTCCAATGGTACCACCAACCTGAAGGTAGTAATCATTAATGTTATTTAAATCTGTACTAGCCCAGTTGGAACGAAAGAATCGCTCATCTGTACCATCAAGTTCTTCAATTCTAGCATCATTTAAACCAAAGTTAAAACTCGTAGAGAAGGTAAAATCTTCGTTATCTATAATGTAAGCATTCAATCCAAGTTCCAGACCTTTGTTTGAAGTACTACCAACGTTATCCCACTGAGTTTCGAAACCAGTGTTATTAGGAATCGCAGATCTCAAAAGAAGATCGTTTGTGGTATTATAATAAACATCAAAACTTCCGTTTACTCTGTCATTGAAAAGTCCAAAATCTACCCCGGCGTTTCTTGTTGTTGTAGTTTCCCAAACCAGATCAGGATTGTATAATACATTACTACTTGGTGTATAGTATACGTTATCTACATTCCCAAATCCAGGCCCTCTGTTTGTGGTCGCACTAAATAAGAACTGTGTTGCAGTAGCGTCTATACGATCGTTACCAGTCATACCATAACTCAATCTAACTTTCATTCCTGTAACTACATCTGAATCTTCTAACCACGGTTCTTCATCCATCTGCCATGCAAGTGCAAAAGCCGGAAAAAAGCCTAATCTATTCTCTTCAGAAAATCTACTGGATTGATCTGCTCTAACTGTCGCAGTTGCGAGATATTTCCCCATAAATTGGTAATCAAGCCTTCCGAAGAAAGACAACCTGTTACTTTCGGTGAATTCCTGAGTATCTATACGGTCTACTCTACCAAATGCCATATTCGCAAACAATTCTTCCGGAGTGATCGATAATCTGAAATCTTCAGATCTTACAAAATTTCTATCACCACCGCTTGAATAAATTTCATGACCTAAAAGAAGATCAAAGGAATGATCATCCAGCGCGTTATACTTGTAGTTTAAAGTATTTAACCATCGGTATGAAAATGAAGTTCTTTCATCTCTTTGCCCCAGTGGTAAACTTCCACCGTTGTTAAAAGATTCTCCAGTTAACGGGCCGTAAAATCTTAGGTCTTCTCTAAAATCTTTAGATGTGGTATAGGTTGTTCTAAAATTTAAGTTGTCTAGAATGTTCCAGTTAATAGCCGCATTTAAAACATAGTCATCTTCCGTACGTTGTCTCCAATCCTGCTTGGCTAATTCAATAGGGCTAATAAGGCTTAATAAGAACTGTTGAAAATCGTTATCTGCATCTGCGGAATTTAAATCAACTTGCAAAGCATCTGCCAGACCATTCACCGGTCTTGTTTGCACGGCTTCTTTTATTCCTATTTGGGCATTTCCGGAAGTTCCTGCACCATCTGTTACAGTATTAGTGATTCTCGCAGAAATATTTAAATCTAATTTATCTTCAACTAGAGTCTGATTCAACTTGAAGTTAATGGCAGTTCTTTCGTATGCAGAACCTAAAAGTAGACCTTCGTCCTGGTTATTACTTAAACTCAATCTCATTTTAGTCATTTCAGTACCACCGCTTACAGTAAGGTTATGAAATTGAGAAAGTTTAGGATCTCCAAAGAGTTCTTCTTGCCAGTCTGTTCCCTCCATATTTCGGTAAAGATCTATATCATCATAAACTCCAAAATACCGTTCGTAATTACGAACATCAGCGTCAGACCTTAGCCTGGCATACTCGTAATTTGCTAGCGCATACTCATATGGAGACAATACTTCATATTTCCTGTCTGATGGCAGATTATTAAACTGAAAAAAGTTATTGTAATCTATAGAAACTCTTCCCGCTTCAGCATTCTTGGTTGTAACAACTACAACTCCGTTGGCAGCCTGAGCACCATAAATAGCAGTTGCAGCAGCATCCTTCAATACGTTAATACTTTCAATATCATTTGGTGGGATATCTGAAATTCCTCCAACAATAAATCCATCGACTACATATAAAGGAGAGTTATCCTGAGTAATAGACCCACCACCACGCACTCTAACAGATATTTCAGCTCCAGGCTGACCATCTGCTGTTTGAATATTTACACCAGGTAATCTACCTGCAAGAGCTTCAGCTGCAGATGCCACAGGAATTTTAGAAAGTTCCTTACTTCCAATTGATGCTACGGCACCGGTCATATCTTCTTTTTTGACTTGTCCATATCCATAATCAACAATCATAACCTCCCCTAATTGATTCATATCCACTTCCATAGTGAGATCAATAGTAGTTTGACCGTTCACAGGAATGTCCTGACTAGTATAACCTACAAAAGAGAATGATATAACTGCATCATCGCCGGATACAGTCAAGGAATAATTTCCGTCAAAATCGGTTACCACACCGTTGGAAGTCCCTTTTTCTGATACGGTAACACCCGGCAACGGACCGTTAGTATCTGCAGCCAGTACAGTACCGGTAATTTCTGTACTCTGAGCGAAAATCACATTCGTACTAAGCAGGATACATGCGACAATTAGTGCACGCAGCTTGTACTTCATCCGATTCCCCTGAGTAGCCAGAAAAAGCGAAAACGTTTTAGTAAAAACCTGTTTCATAAAATTAGCTAGTTAAATTAATTAGTTCGTGTCTCCATTTAAATTTAATAGAGACATTAGGTTGTTCTCTATACTAATTGCTTACTTAAAATGTTAAAATATGACTATTAGAATTATTCAAAAAGTAGAATTTGGATTAATAAAGCCTAATTTTAAAGGAAACTCTTAATATTTTAACAATGCAATCGATTACGTAAATATATTTATTAATTACGAAATACAAAATTTTTCGAATAATATTTTAGTAATTTCCAGTTTTGAGTAAGTTTATTTATAGAATTTCATTGTTAATTAGCCTTATTTTTCAGGAATTACCAATATTTATATATCTAAAATTAATTTATTCCGGAAGTTTCAAGTAAAATGTAATCGATAACATTAAAATTGCAATAGTCTAATAATGCTATGAAGATGAAACAACATATGACTTTGAAGGATCTTGCGCGCGAACTGGGGATTTCGCCGAGCACTGTATCCAAAGCGCTTAATGACAGTCCGGAAATTAGTGCGAAAACCAAGAAAAAAGTAAGAGAGCTCGCAGATCTACTTCAATATTATCCTAATAGCTTCGCGCAAGGTTTAAAATACAAGCGAACAAAAACTTTGGGAGTAATCGTACCGGCGATTCTATCTAATTTTTTCTCTATGGTCCTTGATGGTATTGAAGAGAAGGCATCAGAACTTGGTTACAGGATTATTATATGTATTTCTAAAGAATCCCTTGAAAAAGAGAAACTAGCTATAGATATGCTTATTAAATCCCAGGTGGATGGTATACTCCTATCTCCTAGCAAAGAAACTCAAGCTAGCTTGAATATAAAACATCTGCAGGCTCCAAAGAATTATGGTATCCCAATAGTAATGTTTGACCGGTTAATAAAAGAAATTGAAGCAGATAAAATTTCAATAAATGATTGCCTTGAAGCAGAACTCGCTACCATGGAACTTATAAAGTCCGGATGCCGTAATGTAGTTTACTTTTCAGGTATGGCAACAACCAGTGTGAATGAGGAGAGGAAACAAGGTTATAAAAAAGCTATGGAAAACTCTTCAGCAACTGCTCGTATCATCGAAATTGATTTCAGTAAGGATGAAGGAGAAAAATTTAAATCAATTCTGGAGGAGAACTCGATCGATGGCATCCTGACTTCAGATGAACTTACTACCGTCCAAACTGCAAGAAATGTTCTAACTTGCGGCTACAAAATTCCAAAAGATATTTCAATTATAGGTTTTACGAATGGTAAAATGGGTGAAAACTTTATGCCTTCCCTAACTACAGTTGATCAAAAGGCAAAAGAGCAGGGAGAAATCGCAGTTCAAACACTTATAGATAGACTGGAAGATAAGTTGCCTTTAGAATCTATCGAATTTATATTGAAAGCAGAAATCATTCACCGGGAATCCACTAAAAATGCAATGATCCCTATTTAGCAATGTTTAAAGCATCTAAGAAATTATAAGGTTGAAATCCCTGACTCTTCTTTATGAATACTGGATGTATTAATTTTTGTATTCAATATTCCGTTCTTTTTACCGGTTCATCCTATGTAAACCCTGAGATTCTTTTAAGGGGATTTGTGTTATTGTTATAGTAATGTAATTTAGATGAGATTTCAGGGTAGTTGCTCAATGAAGTTTCTACACTTTAACTCATTAATAAGAGAAGATCCCAATTTAAGTTCTGCTTTTCTATCTGGGGATTATACACCTGGTTTCCAAATTAGAGTAAATGAGCATGCTCTATAAAAGACATGTTGTTACTACATTTAAATAGCCCGAATAAAAAAGCCCTGCATCTCTGCAAGGCTTCGGTATTTGAGTGGTCCCACTTGGGCTCGAACCAAGGACCACCTGATTATGAGTCAGGTATTTTTTAATTTCATATAAAGTCATTTGTTTTCATCTCACTTATATACAAGTATTTACATAGTTTCATTTTTCTTTTATCTTCTTATGACGTAGCTTTAATGACAAATTTGTTGTACAGATGTTGTACTAATATATTAATTATGGCTTCACTAAAAACAGTATTGCGAAAAACAAAGTTGAAAAATGGGAAGTATCCTATTGCCTTAAGAGTAACCAAAGATCGTAAATCGAAATTCTTTAAAACTCCCTTTGAAGCTTTATTGAGTGAGTGGGATTC contains:
- a CDS encoding DUF5123 domain-containing protein produces the protein MKSHIKTFFFILVGILMFSACEKDDESFSRNRLFRPVLNEDLFAERNTIIVNLGKLKEAESYTIEVSRDTFASIEYTIQTDTNYVVIDKDLVGEELFWNTLYQVRATAQADDPEFDSRVADLGNVRTQRFPTILEIPKSFDVIDTAARVTWTAAGAEVTGIRVFTENDLQLSNPIFPERPVTDAEREATEAIVTGLEPNTTYQIAIYSGEELRGWVNYTTFERDVDLTDPNVIDIRGEEDSLAVSNAVANAPDGSIILVKRGRGYAFPEANLNKSITIRAAYGFGEQKATLYTTGNWDIDDGSNIDHIRFIGLELRGEDYTGDYVFNPNRNDVNIGEVSFEDCRITNFRGIMRIRTTVQLDLFRINNSVVDTIGNYGIITTDTNPADAGAPATASVQRIELLNSTFNYIDTGIQSRNNTQSITIENCTFANFINTGGMFFRYRGGDGNDNVTNGIAIRNSIFGHSWDMSGEDNYGIRGIGQGLGSTSWDIVNIYSTANFSFAAGSEIPGFPIANYNGTQEDLWVSPENNNFNFQDPGFSGRFDTGDPRWRDRL
- a CDS encoding RagB/SusD family nutrient uptake outer membrane protein, with amino-acid sequence MMKNKILVLILISFATISCEKDFLEPTSLSTFDNEYIYSNVDDARNGVNAIYSGFNQDAFRSRLSNNMTGNTDIEHQSGWASESDRYQIWDLDALPSNRDLDIVWTTAYRAIRDANIAIEGIQASGNLESTDATVGTTFNHLLGEAYTLRAYWYSILAYYWGDVPYVVAAPRAGEEFNLPKTDRNEILAGEIQNLIDVEANMQWADQLPFGIEQVSREYTLGMIARISLQRGGYFLKPDLTMDRMGDYLDYYQIAKQYSQKLIELKDRPLPGDYRQVFLNQSKFISPVNSEVLFEVPFSLNSGDVGWNIGITVEGGPTAAHDYGSGNNYMEIPPTYYFSFDTLDVRRDVTVAFYQINTAFEEEFVEGPTNLAQGKWSRHFLENPPGSSSAKSTGINWPMMRYADVILMLAEAENEINGPTALAQDALARVRKRAFNEEDWNEKVDQYVGEVSTSKQAFFEAIVDERAWEFGGEMIRKYELIRWGIYADKVENTVEELKRLADAAYNGTTDLPIYMYWKRDETGRFTILNPNRKVVAPPDDSWNQVPFLLSLRNEETIYDEWITKDWANYYNGPNPGVARYIFPIPTIAIENSRGTLQNNGYGF
- a CDS encoding TonB-dependent receptor; translation: MKQVFTKTFSLFLATQGNRMKYKLRALIVACILLSTNVIFAQSTEITGTVLAADTNGPLPGVTVSEKGTSNGVVTDFDGNYSLTVSGDDAVISFSFVGYTSQDIPVNGQTTIDLTMEVDMNQLGEVMIVDYGYGQVKKEDMTGAVASIGSKELSKIPVASAAEALAGRLPGVNIQTADGQPGAEISVRVRGGGSITQDNSPLYVVDGFIVGGISDIPPNDIESINVLKDAAATAIYGAQAANGVVVVTTKNAEAGRVSIDYNNFFQFNNLPSDRKYEVLSPYEYALANYEYARLRSDADVRNYERYFGVYDDIDLYRNMEGTDWQEELFGDPKLSQFHNLTVSGGTEMTKMRLSLSNNQDEGLLLGSAYERTAINFKLNQTLVEDKLDLNISARITNTVTDGAGTSGNAQIGIKEAVQTRPVNGLADALQVDLNSADADNDFQQFLLSLISPIELAKQDWRQRTEDDYVLNAAINWNILDNLNFRTTYTTSKDFREDLRFYGPLTGESFNNGGSLPLGQRDERTSFSYRWLNTLNYKYNALDDHSFDLLLGHEIYSSGGDRNFVRSEDFRLSITPEELFANMAFGRVDRIDTQEFTESNRLSFFGRLDYQFMGKYLATATVRADQSSRFSEENRLGFFPAFALAWQMDEEPWLEDSDVVTGMKVRLSYGMTGNDRIDATATQFLFSATTNRGPGFGNVDNVYYTPSSNVLYNPDLVWETTTTRNAGVDFGLFNDRVNGSFDVYYNTTNDLLLRSAIPNNTGFETQWDNVGSTSNKGLELGLNAYIIDNEDFTFSTSFNFGLNDARIEELDGTDERFFRSNWASTDLNNINDYYLQVGGTIGDIYGYVTDGYYSEDDFASYDETAQEYILNEGVPSSGAVVGNTDIRPGFLKLKDLNGDGQINADDRQVIGNALPDFQGGLGFNARWKNFDASIFFNYQYGNDVYNTGKIQFNQFRRVTYGNLLQTMSTDNRYTYIDTDGSITGTAGGVVTDLDQLAELNEGKNIWSHASHGQAGAVVHSWAIEDGSFVRLNNLTIGYNLPKDLISKVGLDRFRVYAAGRNLHIWTNYSGYDPEVSTSGDVLTPGVDYSSFPRSRSYTLGLNLTF
- a CDS encoding LacI family DNA-binding transcriptional regulator, with amino-acid sequence MKMKQHMTLKDLARELGISPSTVSKALNDSPEISAKTKKKVRELADLLQYYPNSFAQGLKYKRTKTLGVIVPAILSNFFSMVLDGIEEKASELGYRIIICISKESLEKEKLAIDMLIKSQVDGILLSPSKETQASLNIKHLQAPKNYGIPIVMFDRLIKEIEADKISINDCLEAELATMELIKSGCRNVVYFSGMATTSVNEERKQGYKKAMENSSATARIIEIDFSKDEGEKFKSILEENSIDGILTSDELTTVQTARNVLTCGYKIPKDISIIGFTNGKMGENFMPSLTTVDQKAKEQGEIAVQTLIDRLEDKLPLESIEFILKAEIIHRESTKNAMIPI